One Helianthus annuus cultivar XRQ/B chromosome 7, HanXRQr2.0-SUNRISE, whole genome shotgun sequence genomic region harbors:
- the LOC110890688 gene encoding 2-oxoglutarate-dependent dioxygenase DAO isoform X3, with product MGTIPTIDFLDFPNQTSNLIAASVEWGCFRLINCHNILPPTLMSDMKAVVGSLLDLPVEIKQRNLDVIAGSGYMAPTSINPLYEALGVYDMASSADVDKFCSQLDASPHQRETIIRYAEAVHELFMRIGKKLAESLGVKSESIGIENWPCQFRINKYNFTPQSVGSPGVQTHTDSGFLTILQDDEGVGGLEVMNKSGEFIPVEPWPDTLLVNLGDMATVWSNGRLCNVKHRVQCKEAKIRVSIASFLLGPRETVEPRPELVDDDHPRWYVPTTYEDYRKMRLSTKLQAGEALALLHTPTFDK from the exons ATGGGTACAATCCCAACAATCGATTTTCTCGATTTCCCGAACCAAACATCCAACCTGATCGCAGCTAGTGTAGAGTGGGGATGTTTTCGGCTGATCAACTGTCACAACATCCTACCGCCGACTCTGATGTCCGATATGAAGGCTGTGGTCGGATCTCTGCTTGATCTACCCGTCGAGATTAAGCAGCGGAACCTCGATGTTATAGCCGGTAGCGGGTATATGGCCCCGACCTCTATAAATCCGCTGTATGAGGCCCTAGGAGTGTACGATATGGCGTCTTCTGCTGACGTGGATAAGTTTTGTTCTCAGTTGGATGCTTCGCCTCATCAAAG AGAGACCATTATTAGATACGCTGAAGCAGTACACGAGCTTTTTATGAGGATTGGAAAGAAACTAGCTGAAAGTCTAGGGGTAAAAAGCGAAAGTATTGGAATAGAGAATTGGCCATGCCAATTCAGAATCAACAAATACAATTTCACCCCTCAAAGTGTTGGATCCCCTGGTGTCCAAACACACACTGACTCTGGTTTCTTAACCATCCTTCAAGACGACGAAGGCGTTGGCGGTCTAGAAGTCATGAACAAGTCCGGCGAGTTCATCCCCGTCGAACCATGGCCAGACACCCTTCTTGTTAACCTTGGTGACATGGCAACG GTGTGGAGCAATGGAAGGTTATGCAATGTGAAGCACAGAGTGCAATGCAAAGAAGCTAAGATACGAGTGTCGATTGCATCATTCCTTTTGGGCCCAAGAGAGACGGTGGAGCCTCGACCAGAGCTGGTGGACGATGATCATCCTCGTTGGTATGTTCCTACTACGTATGAAGATTACAGGAAGATGAGGCTCTCTACGAAGTTGCAGGCGGGTGAAGCTCTTGCTCTCTTGCATACACCAACCTTTGACAAGTGA
- the LOC110890688 gene encoding 2-oxoglutarate-dependent dioxygenase DAO isoform X2 has protein sequence MATKCTIPIIDFLNLPNQMSNLIAASVEWGCFRLINFHNILPATLMSDMKAVVRSLLDLPVEIKQRNIDVIAGSGYMAPTSINPLYEALGVYDMASSADVDKFCSLLDASPHQRETIMRYAEAVHELFVRIGKKLAESLGIKSESIGIENWPCLFRINKYNFTPESVGSPGVQIHTDSGFLTILQYDEGVGGLEVMDTSGQFIPVEPWPDTLLVNLGDMATVWSNGRLCNVKHRVQCKEAKIRVSIASFLLGPRETVEPRPELVDDDHPRWYVPTTYEDYRKMRLSTKLQAGEALALLHTPTFDK, from the exons ATGGCCACCAAATGTACAATCCCAATAATCGATTTTCTCAATTTACCCAACCAAATGTCCAACCTTATCGCAGCTAGTGTAGAGTGGGGTTGTTTCCGGCTGATCAACTTCCACAACATCCTTCCGGCGACTCTGATGTCCGATATGAAGGCTGTGGTCCGATCTCTGCTTGATCTACCCGTCGAGATTAAGCAGCGGAACATCGATGTTATTGCCGGTAGCGGGTATATGGCCCCGACGTCTATAAATCCGCTGTATGAGGCCCTAGGGGTGTACGATATGGCGTCTTCTGCTGACGTGGATAAGTTTTGTTCTCTGTTGGATGCATCGCCTCATCAAAG AGAGACCATTATGAGATACGCTGAAGCAGTACACGAGCTTTTTGTGAGGATTGGAAAGAAACTAGCTGAAAGTCTAGGGATAAAAAGCGAAAGTATTGGGATAGAGAATTGGCCATGCTTATTCAGAATCAATAAATACAATTTCACCCCTGAAAGTGTTGGATCACCTGGTGTCCAAATACACACTGACTCAGGTTTCCTCACCATCCTCCAATACGATGAAGGCGTTGGCGGTCTAGAAGTCATGGACACGTCCGGCCAGTTCATCCCCGTCGAACCATGGCCCGACACCCTTCTTGTTAACCTCGGTGACATGGCAACG GTGTGGAGCAATGGAAGGTTATGCAATGTGAAGCACAGAGTGCAATGCAAAGAAGCTAAGATACGAGTGTCGATTGCATCATTCCTTTTGGGCCCAAGAGAGACGGTGGAGCCTCGACCAGAGCTGGTGGACGATGATCATCCTCGTTGGTATGTTCCTACTACGTATGAAGATTACAGGAAGATGAGGCTCTCTACGAAGTTGCAGGCGGGTGAAGCTCTTGCTCTCTTGCATACACCAACCTTTGACAAGTGA
- the LOC110890688 gene encoding 2-oxoglutarate-dependent dioxygenase DAO isoform X1 produces MATKCTIPIIDFLNLPNQMSNLIAASVEWGCFRLINFHNILPATLMSDMKAVVRSLLDLPVEIKQRNIDVIAGSGYMAPTSINPLYEALGVYDMASSADVDKFCSLLDASPHQRETIMRYAEAVHELFVRIGKKLAESLGIKSESIGIENWPCLFRINKYNFTPESVGSPGVQIHTDSGFLTILQYDEGVGGLEVMDTSGQFIPVEPWPDTLLVNLGDMATVWSNGRLRNVKHRVQCKEAKIRVSIASFLLGPGETVEPRPELVDDDHPRWYVPTTYEDYRKMRLSTELQAGEALDLLHYTPTVDK; encoded by the exons ATGGCCACCAAATGTACAATCCCAATAATCGATTTTCTCAATTTACCCAACCAAATGTCCAACCTTATCGCAGCTAGTGTAGAGTGGGGTTGTTTCCGGCTGATCAACTTCCACAACATCCTTCCGGCGACTCTGATGTCCGATATGAAGGCTGTGGTCCGATCTCTGCTTGATCTACCCGTCGAGATTAAGCAGCGGAACATCGATGTTATTGCCGGTAGCGGGTATATGGCCCCGACGTCTATAAATCCGCTGTATGAGGCCCTAGGGGTGTACGATATGGCGTCTTCTGCTGACGTGGATAAGTTTTGTTCTCTGTTGGATGCATCGCCTCATCAAAG AGAGACCATTATGAGATACGCTGAAGCAGTACACGAGCTTTTTGTGAGGATTGGAAAGAAACTAGCTGAAAGTCTAGGGATAAAAAGCGAAAGTATTGGGATAGAGAATTGGCCATGCTTATTCAGAATCAATAAATACAATTTCACCCCTGAAAGTGTTGGATCACCTGGTGTCCAAATACACACTGACTCAGGTTTCCTCACCATCCTCCAATACGATGAAGGCGTTGGCGGTCTAGAAGTCATGGACACGTCCGGCCAGTTCATCCCCGTCGAACCATGGCCCGACACCCTTCTTGTTAACCTCGGTGACATGGCAACG GTGTGGAGTAATGGAAGGCTACGCAATGTGAAGCACAGGGTGCAATGCAAAGAAGCTAAGATACGAGTGTCAATTGCATCATTCCTTTTGGGCCCAGGAGAGACGGTGGAGCCTCGACCAGAGCTGGTGGACGATGATCATCCTCGTTGGTATGTTCCTACTACGTATGAAGATTACAGGAAGATGAGGCTCTCGACGGAGTTGCAGGCGGGTGAAGCTCTTGATCTCTTGCATTATACACCAACAGTTGACAAGTGA
- the LOC110890688 gene encoding 2-oxoglutarate-dependent dioxygenase DAO isoform X4, whose product MGTIPTIDFLDFPNQTSNLIAASVEWGCFRLINCHNILPPTLMSDMKAVVGSLLDLPVEIKQRNLDVIAGSGYMAPTSINPLYEALGVYDMASSADVDKFCSQLDASPHQRYAEAVHELFMRIGKKLAESLGVKSESIGIENWPCQFRINKYNFTPQSVGSPGVQTHTDSGFLTILQDDEGVGGLEVMNKSGEFIPVEPWPDTLLVNLGDMATVWSNGRLCNVKHRVQCKEAKIRVSIASFLLGPRETVEPRPELVDDDHPRWYVPTTYEDYRKMRLSTKLQAGEALALLHTPTFDK is encoded by the exons ATGGGTACAATCCCAACAATCGATTTTCTCGATTTCCCGAACCAAACATCCAACCTGATCGCAGCTAGTGTAGAGTGGGGATGTTTTCGGCTGATCAACTGTCACAACATCCTACCGCCGACTCTGATGTCCGATATGAAGGCTGTGGTCGGATCTCTGCTTGATCTACCCGTCGAGATTAAGCAGCGGAACCTCGATGTTATAGCCGGTAGCGGGTATATGGCCCCGACCTCTATAAATCCGCTGTATGAGGCCCTAGGAGTGTACGATATGGCGTCTTCTGCTGACGTGGATAAGTTTTGTTCTCAGTTGGATGCTTCGCCTCATCAAAG ATACGCTGAAGCAGTACACGAGCTTTTTATGAGGATTGGAAAGAAACTAGCTGAAAGTCTAGGGGTAAAAAGCGAAAGTATTGGAATAGAGAATTGGCCATGCCAATTCAGAATCAACAAATACAATTTCACCCCTCAAAGTGTTGGATCCCCTGGTGTCCAAACACACACTGACTCTGGTTTCTTAACCATCCTTCAAGACGACGAAGGCGTTGGCGGTCTAGAAGTCATGAACAAGTCCGGCGAGTTCATCCCCGTCGAACCATGGCCAGACACCCTTCTTGTTAACCTTGGTGACATGGCAACG GTGTGGAGCAATGGAAGGTTATGCAATGTGAAGCACAGAGTGCAATGCAAAGAAGCTAAGATACGAGTGTCGATTGCATCATTCCTTTTGGGCCCAAGAGAGACGGTGGAGCCTCGACCAGAGCTGGTGGACGATGATCATCCTCGTTGGTATGTTCCTACTACGTATGAAGATTACAGGAAGATGAGGCTCTCTACGAAGTTGCAGGCGGGTGAAGCTCTTGCTCTCTTGCATACACCAACCTTTGACAAGTGA